The Ignatzschineria rhizosphaerae genome contains a region encoding:
- the thiE gene encoding thiamine phosphate synthase has translation MGYPIIRNNISRTKFDLSLYLVLDPELCGGIAGMVATVYEAVENGVTFVQLRSEKEVNKRYWYEAGMMLKAVLADYNVPLIINDHVDVALAIDADGVHIGQNDLPAEAVRKMIGPNKILGLSVGSVGELHAVKLHDVDYVGVGPVFVTTTKKDARPAMDVEGLATIVASRAIPKVAIGGINESNVQSVMATNVDGVAVVSAICGQEDVARATQNLAKLIGNKDE, from the coding sequence ATGGGTTACCCAATTATTCGCAATAACATTAGTAGAACAAAGTTTGATCTATCGCTTTATCTCGTATTAGATCCAGAGCTTTGTGGTGGCATTGCAGGAATGGTGGCAACGGTTTATGAAGCGGTTGAAAATGGTGTGACATTTGTTCAGCTTCGCTCTGAAAAAGAGGTCAATAAGCGTTATTGGTATGAAGCTGGCATGATGCTTAAGGCTGTATTGGCAGATTATAACGTCCCTTTAATTATTAATGATCATGTGGATGTTGCTTTAGCAATCGATGCCGATGGCGTGCATATTGGGCAAAATGATCTGCCAGCAGAGGCGGTGCGTAAGATGATTGGACCTAATAAAATTTTAGGATTATCGGTTGGCTCTGTGGGTGAATTACACGCTGTAAAGCTGCATGATGTTGATTATGTTGGGGTTGGGCCAGTATTTGTCACCACCACTAAAAAAGATGCGCGTCCGGCAATGGATGTAGAAGGCTTAGCAACAATTGTCGCTTCAAGAGCGATTCCAAAGGTCGCCATTGGGGGAATCAATGAATCTAATGTACAATCGGTGATGGCGACTAATGTTGATGGTGTTGCCGTTGTTTCTGCGATTTGCGGCCAAGAGGATGTGGCTCGCGCAACTCAAAATTTAGCGAAATTGATAGGAAATAAGGATGAATAG
- a CDS encoding DUF4878 domain-containing protein → MKQLKMFFAVMFFVVVAVACGGGADEPEAVAKEFITVFEKGDSKRLLDIIYLDEKDNTPEAKAMIEGKLSMMVGMAQEEMKSKGGIKDVKVDSVEYNSDKTKASVYLIVTYKDGEVSGPDEVGTVKTKDGWKVEL, encoded by the coding sequence ATGAAACAATTAAAGATGTTTTTTGCTGTAATGTTTTTCGTAGTTGTAGCTGTTGCTTGTGGCGGTGGGGCTGATGAGCCAGAAGCTGTTGCAAAAGAATTTATCACTGTATTTGAAAAAGGTGATAGCAAACGTTTATTAGATATTATCTATCTTGATGAGAAAGATAATACACCAGAAGCAAAAGCAATGATCGAAGGCAAGCTCAGCATGATGGTGGGTATGGCGCAAGAAGAGATGAAATCTAAAGGCGGCATTAAGGATGTTAAAGTAGATAGCGTTGAATATAACAGTGATAAAACTAAAGCATCTGTATATTTAATCGTGACTTATAAAGATGGTGAAGTTTCAGGACCGGATGAAGTCGGGACTGTAAAAACAAAAGATGGTTGGAAAGTTGAGCTATAA
- a CDS encoding LysE family translocator, with the protein MELSTLLLFIPACFALNLAPGPNNLLSINNAASYSFKSSCIGGIGRLIAFILMLFLASLGLAVVLHTSEVIFNIIKAIGVIYLLYLAFQLWRAPTDLNMISGKNTQISCNHLMLAKQEFFVAAGNPKAILIFTAFLPQFIDPTLPTNLQFLILGSLFLLLEFVAILLYAYLGLHIQKLLVRPTAKKIFNRMCASLLAFASLGLLLTQRSRS; encoded by the coding sequence ATGGAGCTTTCAACACTGCTCCTGTTCATCCCTGCTTGCTTTGCCTTAAATCTAGCACCAGGACCCAACAACCTCCTTTCCATTAATAATGCTGCAAGCTACAGCTTTAAAAGCTCCTGTATTGGTGGAATTGGGCGTTTAATTGCTTTTATCTTAATGTTGTTTCTCGCATCATTAGGTCTTGCTGTCGTCCTACATACCTCTGAAGTTATCTTCAATATCATTAAAGCGATAGGGGTAATTTACCTTCTATATCTTGCTTTTCAACTTTGGAGAGCCCCAACAGATCTCAATATGATTAGTGGGAAAAATACTCAAATATCATGTAATCACCTGATGCTTGCTAAACAAGAATTTTTTGTTGCAGCAGGTAATCCCAAGGCTATTTTAATTTTTACCGCATTTTTGCCACAATTTATTGATCCTACACTCCCAACAAATTTACAATTTTTAATATTAGGGAGCCTCTTCTTACTTTTAGAGTTTGTAGCCATCTTGCTTTACGCTTACCTTGGCTTACATATCCAAAAACTACTGGTAAGACCCACCGCAAAAAAAATCTTTAATCGAATGTGTGCATCTTTGCTTGCTTTTGCGAGTCTTGGCTTACTGCTAACTCAAAGAAGCCGAAGCTAA
- a CDS encoding pirin family protein: MIDFQIIPLQRRPLDGSFTILRGLPSRIRRQIGPWCFFDKLEEPNINTTQHLGVGPHPHIGLQILSWIIDGTVQHQDSIGNHLVANAGELNFMTCGQGIVHTEDTPETLLQSGNSALHLLQFWIALPKESEEVSPGFISMSQSALPLIELEHGEGRLIAGEFEGNSSPLKTYSPIFAMELTLDIGESLLPLEKQYEYAITMIEGEVEFAALNDHQADSLHEEEITPDLLLAFKGVSQLQMIVKKRARFIIFGGLPHKEDHYIWWNYVSSDAEKIRKCHELWESGDTSIFPKIEGESRDNLKAPEFPVKLILFLRN; encoded by the coding sequence ATGATCGATTTTCAAATAATCCCATTACAACGGCGTCCTCTCGATGGTAGCTTTACGATTTTAAGAGGATTACCTTCTAGAATTAGGCGTCAAATTGGTCCTTGGTGCTTTTTTGATAAGCTTGAGGAGCCTAATATTAATACAACGCAACATTTAGGCGTCGGTCCCCATCCCCATATTGGTCTTCAGATTTTATCGTGGATTATTGATGGCACTGTACAGCATCAAGATTCAATAGGTAATCATTTGGTGGCAAATGCAGGGGAGCTGAATTTTATGACTTGTGGTCAGGGAATTGTTCATACAGAAGATACTCCTGAGACTTTACTTCAAAGCGGGAATTCAGCCTTGCATCTTTTACAATTTTGGATTGCATTGCCAAAAGAATCAGAAGAAGTTTCACCAGGATTTATCTCAATGTCGCAATCAGCGCTGCCCTTAATTGAATTAGAGCATGGAGAAGGGAGGCTGATTGCCGGGGAGTTTGAGGGAAATAGCTCCCCTTTAAAAACCTATAGCCCTATTTTTGCAATGGAGCTTACATTAGACATCGGCGAGAGTCTTTTACCGCTTGAAAAGCAATATGAATATGCAATTACAATGATTGAAGGGGAAGTTGAGTTTGCCGCTTTAAATGATCATCAAGCAGACTCCTTGCATGAAGAGGAGATAACACCAGATCTATTATTGGCATTTAAAGGTGTTTCGCAATTGCAAATGATCGTGAAAAAACGAGCGAGATTTATCATCTTTGGTGGCTTGCCCCACAAAGAGGATCATTATATCTGGTGGAACTATGTATCATCAGATGCTGAAAAAATTCGAAAATGCCATGAACTTTGGGAATCTGGGGATACTTCAATCTTTCCAAAAATTGAAGGTGAATCCCGTGATAATCTTAAAGCTCCTGAGTTTCCAGTAAAACTGATCCTCTTTTTAAGGAATTAA
- the thiM gene encoding hydroxyethylthiazole kinase, producing MYIPFSAVNALPYFMEYQDKSPLVHCMTNHVVQNFTANVLLATGGSPAMIPDIQECGEFTMIASGLLVNVGTLTERAANAMLHSAKVAHETGTPWVLDPVGIGPALYYRTSIVNQLLQYQPSVIRGNPSEIMVLAGVDAKSKGVDSEEDAKEAFEYAQNVARDFNTIVVMTGEEDIITDGDKSYIVSVGTKKLTQVTGTGCSLSALVAGMISSTEDTLEAAATACYIVALSGQIAANKGDENGTGLGTFAVQYLDELSLMTPEKLLEIAKSEGAFDEF from the coding sequence ATGTATATTCCTTTTTCTGCAGTTAATGCATTACCATATTTTATGGAATATCAGGATAAATCGCCATTAGTGCACTGTATGACTAATCATGTTGTACAAAATTTTACGGCAAATGTCCTTTTAGCAACAGGGGGCAGTCCTGCGATGATTCCCGATATTCAAGAGTGTGGTGAATTTACGATGATCGCAAGTGGCTTATTGGTGAATGTTGGAACCTTAACAGAGCGAGCGGCAAATGCCATGCTCCATTCTGCGAAAGTCGCTCATGAAACAGGGACGCCATGGGTTTTAGATCCTGTGGGAATTGGTCCTGCGCTCTATTATCGAACAAGCATCGTCAATCAGCTATTACAATATCAGCCATCTGTGATTCGGGGAAACCCTTCTGAAATAATGGTGCTTGCTGGTGTTGATGCAAAATCTAAGGGAGTTGATTCAGAAGAAGATGCAAAAGAAGCCTTTGAATATGCACAAAATGTAGCGCGTGATTTTAATACCATTGTTGTTATGACGGGTGAAGAAGATATTATTACCGATGGCGATAAGAGTTATATTGTTTCGGTTGGTACAAAAAAGCTCACGCAAGTAACGGGTACAGGTTGCTCGTTATCAGCATTAGTTGCTGGCATGATTAGCAGTACAGAAGATACCTTAGAAGCTGCAGCTACTGCTTGTTATATCGTGGCACTTTCTGGGCAGATCGCCGCAAATAAAGGTGATGAGAATGGAACGGGATTAGGGACATTCGCCGTGCAATATCTAGATGAATTATCCCTCATGACGCCAGAAAAATTATTAGAGATTGCAAAATCAGAAGGGGCTTTTGATGAGTTTTAA
- the thiD gene encoding bifunctional hydroxymethylpyrimidine kinase/phosphomethylpyrimidine kinase — protein sequence MNRILTIAGSDPSGGAGIQADLKAFSALGTYGMSIIAVLTAQSTQGVDGVLPVPTEFIEKQYHSLYKDIKVDAVKMGALANTEVINCVAALLEEYPIPFVVLDTVMIAKGGHPLLVEDAVSAIRDRMLPLADIITPNIPEAAALLGCVEATTEEEMIAQGKALLALGPKAVLMKGGHLEADVSPDFLVTNDGVERFVSPRIQTKNTHGTGCTLSASIAALYPEHGLSEAVRLAKAYIDGAIANADKLEVGKGIGPTHHFYRWWS from the coding sequence ATGAATAGAATCTTAACAATTGCCGGCTCAGATCCGAGCGGCGGAGCTGGAATCCAAGCAGATTTAAAAGCTTTCTCAGCACTTGGTACTTATGGGATGTCGATTATTGCGGTGTTAACAGCGCAATCAACACAAGGGGTTGATGGTGTATTACCAGTCCCGACAGAGTTTATTGAAAAACAATATCACTCTCTTTATAAAGATATTAAGGTCGACGCTGTCAAGATGGGCGCACTTGCAAATACAGAAGTGATTAATTGTGTTGCCGCTTTATTAGAAGAGTATCCGATTCCTTTTGTGGTATTAGATACGGTCATGATTGCAAAAGGTGGGCATCCCCTTTTAGTAGAAGATGCGGTAAGTGCGATTCGTGATCGAATGCTGCCGCTTGCGGACATTATTACCCCCAATATTCCAGAAGCCGCAGCGCTTTTAGGCTGCGTAGAAGCGACAACGGAAGAGGAGATGATTGCGCAAGGAAAAGCGCTATTAGCATTAGGCCCTAAAGCGGTATTAATGAAGGGCGGGCACTTAGAGGCAGATGTTAGCCCAGATTTTTTAGTCACTAATGATGGGGTAGAGCGATTTGTAAGTCCACGTATTCAAACAAAAAATACTCACGGTACAGGTTGCACACTTTCTGCATCCATCGCAGCGCTTTACCCTGAGCATGGTTTAAGCGAAGCGGTAAGGCTTGCGAAAGCGTATATTGATGGGGCGATTGCAAATGCCGATAAGTTAGAAGTCGGGAAGGGTATTGGCCCAACACATCATTTTTATCGTTGGTGGTCATAA
- a CDS encoding ribonuclease D, with translation MKDLYIDTQEALDEWCNTQLESIELLALDTEFMRVKTYFPKLCLIQLATENEAVCIDPLALDDFSSLKALLQAPHITKIIHSASQDLEAIVHAFDILPMPVFDTQIAAQITQSVKIGMSYHDLVLHYCEVDLTRDQTRTQWDLRPLTSEQLKYAYDDVHYLIPAYKKLIQEIEANNQHGLLKSNLAPLTEKERYEPDPEGAWKKVKGYKRIRGSSKQLLRALAKMRELMAMRQNLPKRWIIKDEILIHLAERYAKKTPKLHEDYAIATYNEHIQNQIYKTIENFWDNSTHDLIEEEK, from the coding sequence ATGAAAGACCTTTATATCGATACGCAGGAAGCCTTAGATGAGTGGTGCAATACTCAATTAGAGAGTATTGAGCTCCTTGCTTTAGATACTGAATTTATGCGAGTAAAGACTTATTTCCCAAAGCTATGTCTGATCCAGCTCGCAACTGAAAACGAGGCCGTTTGCATCGATCCATTAGCACTTGATGACTTTTCTAGCTTAAAAGCATTACTCCAAGCGCCTCACATTACAAAGATTATTCACTCTGCAAGCCAAGATCTAGAAGCGATTGTGCATGCTTTTGATATCTTGCCAATGCCGGTATTTGATACCCAAATTGCGGCGCAAATTACCCAAAGCGTCAAAATTGGGATGAGCTATCACGATCTTGTCCTTCACTACTGCGAAGTGGATTTAACACGTGATCAAACGCGTACCCAATGGGATTTAAGACCGCTCACGAGCGAACAGCTTAAATATGCCTATGATGATGTCCATTACCTCATTCCTGCTTATAAAAAGCTGATTCAAGAGATTGAAGCTAATAATCAACATGGGCTTTTAAAGTCAAATCTAGCACCGCTCACAGAGAAAGAGCGCTATGAGCCAGATCCGGAAGGCGCTTGGAAAAAGGTTAAAGGTTATAAAAGAATACGAGGTTCATCAAAACAGCTTCTACGTGCTTTAGCGAAAATGCGGGAACTGATGGCGATGCGCCAAAACCTACCAAAACGTTGGATTATTAAAGATGAGATCTTAATTCACCTAGCTGAGCGCTATGCGAAAAAAACACCAAAACTCCATGAGGATTACGCCATTGCCACTTATAATGAGCATATCCAAAATCAGATTTATAAAACGATTGAGAACTTCTGGGACAATAGTACTCACGATCTAATAGAAGAAGAAAAATAG
- the tig gene encoding trigger factor, protein MSVETLEGLKRRVVIELDAEQVKKDIENRLQNLSRRVRVDGFRPGKVPVKVVRSMHGAEVENEVIGEAIGKKYQALITELKLEPAGQPVIDMPSEENKFSFTAEFEVMPEVKLDNLDKLEAVKLEAEVTDADLENMLTTLQKQSQTWAEADTAAALENRVNINFVGRVDGEEFEGGKADNTPLLLGSNSMIPGFEDQIVGMKKGETKTIKVTFPAEYQAEHLAGKEAEFDITVNSVEVGQLPEINAEFAERFGIEGGDVEKLRTELRKNMERELNNVIHNRFKSSVLESLEKNHELEVPEVMVIAEAQSMAQQSNFPQPQNQEEANQLMDLVKQLFATQAEQKVRLSLLVSQFIEDNKITPDETYVDKRLELIASTYEDPAEVIEHFKKDKNSMQNIRNIALEDQVVDLLAEKAAVVTEKKTFDELMNQQAQR, encoded by the coding sequence ATGTCAGTAGAAACTTTAGAAGGCCTCAAGCGCCGCGTAGTGATTGAACTTGATGCTGAGCAAGTGAAGAAAGATATTGAAAATCGTCTTCAAAACTTGTCTCGCCGCGTTCGTGTTGATGGATTCCGCCCTGGTAAAGTTCCAGTAAAAGTTGTTCGCAGCATGCATGGCGCAGAAGTTGAGAATGAAGTAATTGGTGAAGCTATTGGCAAAAAATACCAAGCGCTTATTACAGAGCTCAAATTAGAACCAGCAGGTCAGCCTGTTATCGATATGCCTTCAGAAGAGAACAAATTCTCTTTCACAGCAGAATTTGAAGTAATGCCTGAAGTAAAGCTTGATAATTTAGACAAATTAGAAGCTGTTAAGCTTGAAGCAGAAGTGACTGATGCGGATCTTGAAAACATGCTTACAACACTTCAAAAGCAGAGCCAAACTTGGGCTGAAGCTGATACAGCTGCTGCGCTTGAAAATCGTGTAAATATCAATTTCGTTGGCCGTGTTGATGGCGAAGAATTTGAGGGCGGTAAAGCTGACAATACTCCACTTCTTTTAGGTTCAAACTCAATGATTCCTGGATTTGAAGATCAAATCGTAGGTATGAAAAAAGGCGAAACTAAAACGATTAAAGTGACTTTCCCTGCAGAATACCAAGCAGAACACTTAGCAGGTAAAGAAGCTGAGTTTGATATCACTGTAAACAGTGTAGAAGTAGGTCAATTACCAGAAATCAATGCTGAATTTGCAGAGCGTTTTGGAATTGAAGGTGGCGATGTTGAGAAACTTCGTACTGAACTTCGTAAAAACATGGAGCGTGAATTAAACAATGTTATTCATAACCGCTTCAAGTCTTCAGTATTAGAATCTCTTGAAAAAAATCATGAGTTAGAAGTTCCAGAAGTGATGGTGATTGCAGAAGCTCAATCAATGGCGCAACAATCAAACTTCCCACAACCTCAAAACCAAGAAGAAGCAAACCAGTTAATGGATCTTGTAAAACAACTTTTTGCAACACAAGCAGAACAAAAAGTTCGTTTAAGCCTTCTTGTCAGTCAATTCATTGAAGATAACAAAATTACGCCTGATGAAACATACGTTGATAAGCGCTTAGAACTTATCGCTTCAACTTATGAAGATCCAGCAGAAGTAATCGAGCACTTCAAGAAAGACAAAAACAGCATGCAAAACATCCGCAACATTGCCTTAGAAGATCAAGTTGTTGACCTTTTAGCAGAGAAAGCAGCGGTTGTTACTGAGAAGAAAACTTTCGATGAGCTGATGAATCAACAAGCTCAAAGATAA
- the rpsU gene encoding 30S ribosomal protein S21, with product MPSVKIRENEPFDVAMRRFRRACEKAGIVSEVRAREYYEKPTTERKRKKAAAQKRHYKRIMRESNRRIRYY from the coding sequence ATGCCTTCCGTCAAGATTCGTGAGAATGAACCATTTGACGTTGCTATGCGTCGTTTTAGACGTGCTTGCGAAAAAGCAGGTATCGTATCTGAGGTGCGTGCACGTGAGTACTATGAAAAACCGACAACTGAAAGAAAGCGTAAGAAGGCTGCGGCTCAGAAACGCCATTATAAACGTATAATGCGCGAATCTAACCGTAGAATCCGTTACTACTAA
- a CDS encoding DsbA family oxidoreductase codes for MNIQIWSDFSCPFCYIGKHNLEQAIMLLSEEEMAQIKIQYRSFELAPDAPAFTEQTLAEVLAERYQTTPEKAKELTVNSAGMAATVGLTINNDKIVPTSTFIAHQLLHYVANKAPSKIKACADLLFKAYFQEGINLSDIVALIEIADKLKLDLTDVKKALDEETYVNAVRDDEAIAHRINIQSVPFFVIDNEVAIQGAQKVEDFHSFLVEYLKEKQNKVDA; via the coding sequence ATGAACATCCAAATTTGGTCTGACTTCTCTTGCCCATTTTGCTATATCGGCAAACATAACTTAGAACAAGCAATTATGCTGCTCTCTGAAGAAGAGATGGCGCAGATCAAAATTCAATATCGTAGCTTTGAATTAGCACCTGATGCACCGGCATTTACTGAGCAAACACTTGCAGAAGTATTAGCAGAGCGCTATCAGACAACACCAGAAAAAGCTAAAGAGCTCACGGTAAATTCAGCTGGTATGGCGGCAACCGTCGGATTGACGATCAATAACGATAAAATTGTCCCAACGAGTACCTTTATCGCCCATCAGCTCTTACATTATGTGGCAAATAAAGCACCTAGCAAAATTAAAGCTTGCGCTGATCTTCTCTTTAAAGCTTATTTCCAAGAGGGGATTAACTTAAGCGATATCGTTGCACTTATCGAAATTGCCGATAAATTAAAACTTGATCTGACAGATGTTAAAAAAGCATTAGATGAAGAGACTTACGTCAATGCCGTACGTGATGATGAAGCAATTGCCCATCGTATTAATATCCAGAGCGTACCTTTTTTCGTCATTGATAATGAAGTGGCGATTCAAGGGGCACAAAAAGTTGAAGACTTCCATAGTTTTTTAGTGGAATACTTAAAAGAGAAACAAAATAAAGTAGACGCATAA
- a CDS encoding ATP-binding cassette domain-containing protein — MSSHLQLHDVAYQLPHGERLFSNISGSFSSKVTALVGRNGVGKSLLAQILSGGISPTSGFVQNSDTSFYLPQVYPITAITTISDLLGITEILKALSRIEAGSVDPADFAQINDRWSIESDAIVLLARLSLSQYALSTFAHELSGGEQMRIRVAAAFLSDKTTLILDEPSNHLDSCHKEKLWEMIMAWRGKVILITHDRALLDRVETIVELTPDNLIWFTGNFSAYQAMQSEAKKRVLERLSAIKQEEQKRLRTAQTQLERQQKRAASANRARGNQNQAKILMDAQKNRSDQTSGKMQRKYDRIKDAGKERIEVARNKIDQSSSIVIHELATAKHTRRIAAKLESIVLPFLEDEISPLSLTIEAGTKIAIVGNNGIGKSLLLKTIAGLIAPISGGIERFVNTLYLDQHLMNLVPDQSLLVQVSKGRTKEEISEIRMQLSQLGLQAADIEKESQFLSGGERLKSALALILYGKEPIDFLLLDEPNNHLDLELMAALEEMLRQYQGSLLVVSHDEVFLENIAISHYLTQSDGQWLLSSFS; from the coding sequence ATGTCTAGTCACTTACAATTGCACGATGTCGCCTATCAATTACCGCATGGCGAAAGGTTATTTTCCAATATTTCAGGTTCTTTCTCTAGTAAAGTAACGGCTTTAGTGGGTCGTAATGGTGTCGGAAAGTCGCTCTTAGCGCAAATATTATCGGGCGGTATTTCCCCTACAAGCGGTTTTGTACAAAATAGTGATACAAGTTTTTATCTGCCTCAAGTCTATCCGATTACCGCAATCACAACGATCTCTGATCTTTTGGGGATTACGGAGATTTTAAAGGCATTATCTCGTATTGAAGCGGGGAGTGTTGATCCGGCTGATTTTGCACAGATTAATGATCGCTGGAGTATTGAAAGTGATGCCATAGTGCTTTTAGCAAGGTTATCGCTTTCTCAATACGCATTATCAACGTTTGCACATGAGTTAAGTGGCGGTGAACAGATGCGTATTCGGGTTGCTGCGGCCTTTTTATCAGATAAAACGACGCTTATTTTAGATGAGCCGAGTAATCATCTAGACTCATGTCATAAAGAGAAGCTTTGGGAAATGATCATGGCTTGGCGAGGGAAAGTCATTTTAATCACTCATGATCGTGCTCTTTTAGATCGAGTTGAGACGATTGTAGAATTAACACCTGATAATCTTATATGGTTTACGGGGAATTTTTCCGCATATCAAGCGATGCAAAGTGAAGCAAAAAAGCGAGTGCTAGAGAGGTTGAGCGCCATAAAACAAGAAGAGCAAAAACGTTTAAGAACGGCGCAAACTCAGCTTGAAAGACAACAAAAGAGAGCTGCGAGCGCCAATCGCGCTCGTGGTAATCAAAATCAAGCGAAGATTTTAATGGATGCCCAAAAAAATCGAAGTGATCAAACAAGTGGGAAGATGCAGCGCAAGTATGATCGTATTAAAGATGCCGGAAAAGAGCGAATAGAAGTGGCAAGAAATAAGATTGATCAATCTTCATCAATAGTAATTCATGAACTCGCAACAGCTAAGCATACAAGAAGAATAGCCGCTAAGCTTGAATCTATTGTGCTCCCTTTTTTAGAGGATGAGATTTCCCCCCTTTCTTTAACCATCGAAGCGGGTACTAAAATAGCCATTGTGGGTAATAATGGGATTGGCAAATCACTCTTATTAAAAACTATTGCCGGCTTAATAGCGCCAATCTCCGGAGGTATTGAGCGATTTGTGAATACGCTATATTTAGACCAACATCTGATGAATCTTGTGCCAGATCAGTCGCTCTTAGTGCAGGTTTCAAAAGGGCGAACTAAAGAGGAGATATCTGAGATTCGAATGCAATTATCTCAATTAGGATTACAGGCGGCAGATATTGAGAAAGAGAGTCAATTCTTAAGTGGTGGCGAGCGTTTAAAATCAGCATTAGCACTAATTTTGTATGGAAAAGAGCCTATTGACTTCTTACTGCTTGATGAGCCTAATAATCATCTTGATCTTGAGTTAATGGCGGCTTTAGAGGAGATGTTGCGGCAATATCAGGGAAGTTTATTAGTGGTATCTCATGATGAAGTATTTTTAGAAAATATCGCAATCTCGCACTATTTAACACAAAGTGATGGGCAGTGGTTATTATCATCATTTTCTTAA
- a CDS encoding PaaI family thioesterase — MIGERTAERINSHLGRNLFKTLGIKITELNEQYAEATMPVTEDHQQTMGVLHGGATIALAETIGGIGSFAILPQEEGCVGMQISASHISSAEIGDKVIAKADLIHKGRRSHIWDVNIYSEKTGRLISSIKVTNAIIPIVK, encoded by the coding sequence ATGATTGGAGAAAGAACAGCAGAGCGTATTAATAGCCATCTTGGTAGAAATCTCTTTAAAACCTTAGGGATAAAAATCACAGAATTAAATGAGCAATACGCAGAAGCGACAATGCCTGTTACAGAAGATCATCAGCAAACAATGGGGGTTTTACATGGGGGGGCAACAATTGCGCTTGCTGAAACAATTGGTGGGATTGGTTCTTTTGCGATATTACCACAAGAGGAAGGTTGTGTGGGGATGCAAATTAGTGCCAGTCATATTTCATCTGCCGAGATTGGTGATAAGGTTATTGCCAAAGCAGATTTGATTCATAAAGGTCGCCGCTCACATATTTGGGATGTGAATATCTATTCTGAAAAGACAGGGCGCTTAATCTCTAGTATTAAAGTGACAAATGCCATTATCCCTATTGTGAAATAA